The proteins below come from a single Marinobacter bohaiensis genomic window:
- the fdhD gene encoding formate dehydrogenase accessory sulfurtransferase FdhD has product MTSPTLPLNDPEAPASGPDDTPSALFRTRVDERGQERAGETDDVVAEEMPVAMVYNGISHAVMMATPSDLEDFAVGFSLTESILHTPDELYDLSVQRSPAGATVDMTIASERLFALKAQRRNMAGRTGCGLCGTESLDHAIRAIPRIDTPPALSDDAVQTAVRDLKQHQPLQAETGATHAAAWCDLDGAILAVREDVGRHNALDKLVGHWLRQGRSFERGFALISSRGSFEMVQKSAMVGIGGLVAVSAPTGLAIREARKANMTLIGFARPGRHVIYHCGQMSTTDAKQESPT; this is encoded by the coding sequence GTGACGAGTCCAACTTTGCCATTAAATGATCCCGAAGCACCGGCCTCCGGGCCGGACGACACCCCGTCGGCCCTGTTCCGCACCCGCGTCGACGAACGCGGCCAGGAACGGGCCGGCGAGACCGACGATGTCGTCGCCGAGGAAATGCCCGTCGCCATGGTCTACAACGGCATCTCCCACGCGGTGATGATGGCCACGCCGTCGGACCTGGAGGACTTCGCGGTGGGCTTCAGCCTGACCGAGTCGATCCTCCATACCCCGGACGAACTCTACGACCTGAGCGTTCAGCGCAGTCCGGCCGGCGCCACGGTGGACATGACCATTGCCAGCGAGCGGCTGTTTGCCCTCAAGGCCCAGCGTCGCAACATGGCGGGACGCACCGGCTGCGGCCTGTGCGGGACCGAGTCGCTGGACCATGCGATCCGTGCCATTCCGCGAATCGACACGCCGCCCGCCCTCAGCGATGACGCCGTCCAGACCGCGGTGCGCGACCTGAAGCAGCACCAGCCCCTGCAAGCGGAAACCGGCGCCACCCACGCCGCCGCCTGGTGCGACCTGGACGGCGCGATCCTGGCCGTGCGCGAGGACGTGGGGCGTCACAACGCCCTGGACAAGCTGGTGGGGCACTGGCTGCGCCAGGGGCGCTCGTTCGAACGCGGGTTCGCCCTGATTTCCAGCCGGGGCAGTTTCGAGATGGTGCAGAAAAGCGCCATGGTGGGCATCGGCGGCCTGGTGGCGGTTTCCGCGCCTACCGGCCTGGCGATCCGCGAAGCGCGCAAGGCCAACATGACCCTGATCGGCTTCGCCCGCCCGGGCCGCCACGTGATCTATCATTGCGGACAGATGTCCACGACCGACGCCAAGCAGGAGAGCCCGACGTGA
- a CDS encoding formate dehydrogenase subunit gamma, producing MSQAAVQAAQDWTLEQIQQEIDAHRHRPGAMLPILHAIQDRFGYVPEAAVPLIAESMRQTRAEVHGIISFYHHFRTRPTGSHVVHVCRAEACQAVGARQLEAHIKERLGIDFHQTSADNEITLEPVYCLGNCACGPSVRVDDDVHGRVDADTFDRLVEQLTTTAVEVK from the coding sequence ATGTCACAAGCTGCTGTCCAAGCCGCGCAGGACTGGACGCTGGAACAGATCCAGCAGGAAATCGACGCCCACCGTCACCGGCCGGGCGCGATGCTGCCGATCCTGCACGCCATCCAGGACCGTTTCGGCTACGTTCCCGAAGCCGCCGTACCGCTGATCGCCGAATCCATGCGCCAGACCCGCGCCGAGGTCCACGGCATCATCAGTTTCTACCACCATTTCCGCACCCGCCCGACCGGCAGCCATGTGGTGCATGTGTGCCGCGCCGAAGCCTGCCAGGCCGTGGGCGCCCGCCAGTTGGAAGCTCACATCAAGGAGCGGCTGGGGATCGACTTCCACCAGACCAGCGCCGACAACGAGATCACGCTGGAACCGGTCTACTGCCTCGGCAACTGCGCCTGTGGCCCCTCGGTCCGGGTGGATGACGACGTCCACGGCCGTGTCGACGCGGACACGTTCGACCGACTCGTGGAGCAGCTCACGACGACCGCCGTGGAGGTGAAGTGA
- a CDS encoding coiled-coil domain-containing protein yields the protein MSTEGAPNAEAQAYFRFGIRRLVLVDSAGFCYVEIPLNQHALLLGSGNLGKSSLLNSLRLFLLPENNFRNSKNKFAFRNASAGSFYTNEESYQHYFPSQSSFLIMEVESPSGTHCQVLYRDQSSQLSYGRIFVPVAYDQLRGLFWRCDEDDADGIGQAVEGLTVARVTEALKTLSRETTVSSDPTRLKHILYSSDLMSPDAVRYSVLPLADPDERKIQSLRTLILLLFEMKADDKAMAHAVASIIEADKKFADDAFELDIDQFLDRHDQLKSRQEHLTRVESARPQFDKLQSAFERYQTLTRTQHDFAAFRDGLAAALAEIGQQRQQADRERDELQGAQKQSQKQLNSLKTEQNRLEGEIKAQTSVLDKAEKVQKDGELLVSRYGDLTADEIQATLNEAMEDSQAQLNALNSAAQAEQRKAQLTRTIDQLDADLKALAEREQRAQWQLQNQLDDDVIAPLRAVNPKLVSASPGQALDEDTKATLGRMAELFAQTDRGFDWFDTAFPARAPQADDFPAQRHKLEGELNAARRHLAELDDSASGGQDRPQRIQQAEKDIAATRKELDILKRLPSAATNIEDATQAIDEANRAVAALEEKAAIERERVEAVGTKLDKAQTVARRAQERETELLHLQTTVSGDMRRFPSLKTVKADAPLAAEAVSVARLDDIRSGLEELEQLRFNILESLRRLINKGIGEDREGLLESDSPSWQAIRDTFKALADLFAGLAESGRVLREQIDSHNETVASYRQALKANSEHIQRFEAALNRELDGVTINDLVEIRVDIHTDPKFHNLVEESAAIDPYASGKLQSDAFYDRLRVFVAEFFGDQKSGNRLTMDKVVTGVSYRTRKQSSTTLDSKGQSTSTTALINLELVHRLLRRVLYPQISLSFPMVLDELASVDVSQVPALLDRLQDQGFNLFSAATHSASPELIFQVGRHLEVGQMRTARPYSASRTLVFWGGPEGFSDREGLSEWFDQTQHHLLEVSHES from the coding sequence ATGAGCACTGAGGGAGCGCCCAACGCCGAGGCGCAGGCGTATTTCCGTTTCGGCATCCGCCGTCTGGTGCTGGTGGACTCTGCGGGCTTCTGTTACGTCGAGATTCCCCTGAACCAGCACGCCCTGCTGCTGGGCAGCGGCAACCTGGGCAAGTCGAGCCTGCTGAACTCCCTGCGCCTGTTCCTGCTGCCGGAAAACAACTTCCGCAACAGCAAGAACAAGTTCGCCTTCCGCAACGCCAGCGCCGGCAGCTTCTACACCAACGAGGAAAGCTACCAGCACTACTTCCCCAGCCAGTCCAGCTTCCTGATCATGGAAGTGGAGAGCCCGTCCGGCACCCACTGCCAGGTGCTCTACCGGGACCAGAGCAGCCAGCTCAGCTACGGCCGGATCTTCGTGCCGGTCGCTTACGACCAGCTGCGCGGCCTGTTCTGGCGCTGCGACGAGGACGACGCCGACGGCATTGGCCAGGCGGTGGAGGGGCTGACCGTGGCCCGGGTGACCGAGGCGCTGAAGACGCTGTCCCGGGAGACGACGGTCAGCAGCGACCCCACCAGGCTCAAGCACATCCTCTACAGCAGCGACCTGATGTCGCCGGACGCGGTGCGCTACTCGGTGCTGCCGCTGGCGGACCCGGACGAGCGCAAGATCCAGTCCCTGCGCACGCTGATCCTGCTGCTGTTCGAAATGAAGGCGGACGACAAGGCCATGGCCCACGCGGTGGCCAGCATCATCGAGGCGGACAAGAAATTCGCCGACGACGCCTTCGAGCTGGACATCGACCAGTTCCTCGACCGCCACGACCAGCTCAAAAGCCGCCAGGAACATTTGACCCGCGTGGAAAGCGCGCGGCCCCAGTTCGATAAATTGCAGAGTGCGTTCGAGCGCTACCAGACCCTGACCCGCACCCAGCACGATTTCGCCGCCTTCCGCGACGGTCTGGCCGCGGCGTTGGCGGAGATCGGCCAGCAGCGTCAGCAGGCGGACCGCGAGCGGGACGAGCTGCAGGGCGCGCAGAAACAGTCCCAGAAGCAGCTCAACAGCCTGAAAACCGAGCAGAACCGGCTGGAAGGGGAGATCAAGGCGCAGACCTCCGTTCTCGACAAGGCGGAGAAGGTCCAGAAGGACGGCGAACTGCTGGTGTCCCGCTACGGCGACCTGACCGCCGATGAGATCCAGGCCACCCTGAACGAGGCGATGGAAGACAGCCAGGCCCAGCTCAATGCGCTCAACAGCGCCGCCCAGGCGGAACAGCGCAAGGCCCAGCTCACCCGTACCATCGACCAGCTGGACGCGGACCTCAAGGCCCTGGCCGAGCGCGAGCAGCGCGCCCAGTGGCAGCTGCAGAACCAACTCGACGACGACGTCATCGCGCCGCTGCGGGCGGTGAACCCGAAGCTGGTGTCGGCCAGCCCGGGGCAGGCGTTGGACGAGGATACCAAAGCCACCCTGGGCCGCATGGCCGAACTCTTCGCGCAGACCGACCGGGGATTCGACTGGTTCGACACCGCGTTCCCGGCCCGCGCGCCCCAGGCCGATGATTTCCCGGCCCAGCGCCACAAGCTCGAAGGCGAACTGAACGCCGCCCGCCGCCATCTGGCGGAACTGGACGACTCGGCCAGCGGCGGCCAGGACCGGCCCCAGCGCATCCAGCAGGCGGAGAAGGACATCGCCGCCACCCGCAAGGAACTGGACATTCTCAAGCGCCTGCCCAGCGCCGCCACCAACATCGAGGACGCCACCCAGGCCATCGACGAGGCCAACAGGGCCGTCGCCGCCCTGGAGGAGAAAGCCGCCATCGAACGCGAGCGGGTGGAAGCGGTCGGCACCAAGCTGGACAAGGCCCAGACCGTCGCCCGCCGCGCCCAGGAACGGGAAACCGAGTTGCTGCACCTGCAGACCACGGTGAGCGGTGACATGCGTCGCTTCCCGTCCCTGAAAACCGTGAAGGCGGACGCACCGCTGGCGGCCGAGGCGGTGTCCGTGGCGCGGCTGGACGATATCCGCAGCGGGCTGGAGGAACTGGAGCAACTGCGCTTCAACATCCTCGAGAGTCTGCGCCGGCTGATCAACAAGGGCATCGGCGAGGACCGGGAAGGCCTGCTGGAGAGCGACAGCCCCAGCTGGCAGGCGATCCGCGACACCTTCAAGGCGCTGGCCGACCTGTTCGCCGGCCTGGCCGAGAGCGGCCGCGTACTGCGCGAGCAGATCGACTCCCACAACGAAACGGTGGCGAGCTACCGCCAGGCGCTGAAGGCCAACAGCGAGCACATCCAGCGCTTCGAAGCGGCGCTCAACCGGGAGCTGGACGGCGTCACCATCAACGATCTGGTGGAGATCCGCGTCGATATCCACACCGATCCCAAGTTCCACAACCTGGTGGAAGAGTCCGCCGCGATCGATCCCTACGCGTCGGGCAAGCTGCAGTCCGATGCCTTCTACGACCGCCTGCGGGTGTTCGTGGCGGAATTTTTCGGCGACCAGAAGAGCGGCAACCGCCTGACCATGGACAAGGTGGTGACCGGCGTCTCCTACCGCACCCGCAAGCAGTCCTCGACCACCCTGGACAGCAAGGGACAGTCCACGTCCACCACGGCGCTGATCAACCTGGAGCTGGTGCACCGCCTGCTGCGGCGGGTGCTCTACCCGCAGATCAGCCTGTCGTTCCCGATGGTGCTGGACGAGCTGGCCAGCGTGGACGTGAGCCAGGTGCCGGCGCTGCTCGACCGGTTGCAGGATCAGGGCTTCAACCTGTTCTCCGCCGCCACCCACAGCGCCAGTCCCGAGCTGATCTTCCAGGTCGGTCGCCATCTGGAAGTGGGGCAGATGCGCACGGCGCGGCCCTACAGTGCCAGCCGCACGCTGGTGTTCTGGGGCGGGCCGGAAGGCTTCAGCGACCGCGAGGGCCTGTCGGAATGGTTCGACCAGACGCAGCACCACCTGCTGGAAGTGAGTCATGAGTCGTAA
- the fdhF gene encoding formate dehydrogenase subunit alpha, which translates to MLNYFDPSEYRIDPNRDLGTPPALSETAVALTIDGVEIRVPDGTSVMRAAALAGITIPKLCASDNLEAFGSCRLCAVEIEGKRGYPASCTTPVSEGMEVHTQTGKLARLRRNIMELYISDHPLDCLTCPANGDCELQDMAGAVGLRDVRYGFDGANHLDAETDDSNPYFSFDPSKCIVCSRCVRACEEVQGTFALTIDGRGFDSTVAAGQDEDFMDSECVSCGACVQACPTSTLMEKSVIEVGVPEHSVVTTCAYCGVGCSFKAEMKGDQLVRMVPYKGGDANHGHSCVKGRFAFGYATHKDRIKEPMIRESIDQPWRAVSWEDAIDFAAQRLKGIQAEHGRESIGGITSSRCTNEETYLVQKLVRAGFGNNNTDTCARVCHSPTGYGLKTTIGESAGTQTFDSVMQADTILVIGANPTDAHPVFASQMRRRLRQGANLIVADPRHIDLLDTAHGGEGLHLALKPGTNVALINALAHVVVSEGLEDTDFIARRCEPGAYNTWREFIQEEKNSPEALEAETGVPADKVRQAARLYASVGNGAIYYGLGVTEHSQGSTMVMGIANLAMATGNLGREGVGVNPLRGQNNVQGSCDMGSFPHELPGYQHVGDPAVRERFENLWHVKIDDEPGLRIPNMFDAAIAGHFRALYVQGEDIAQSDPNTQHVEQALTSLDCLIVQDIFLNETAKYAHVLLPGATFLEKNGTFTNAERRINRVRKVMAPIAGKEDWEVTQDLANALGYAMNYSHPSEIMDEIAQLTPTFTGVSYAKLDELGSIQWPCNAEHPDGTPTMHEVDFPIGKGHFAVTEYVATPERSNRRYPLLLTTGRILSQYNVGAQTRRTENSVWHSEDVLEIHPSDADLRGIRDGDWLGVSSRVGQTVLRCRISERMLPGVVYTTFHHPGSGANVITTDSSDWATNCPEYKVTAVQVEKVTQPSDWQKHFQSFDRRQHDYLEHSSDESNFAIK; encoded by the coding sequence ATGCTGAACTATTTCGACCCCAGCGAGTACCGCATTGACCCGAACCGGGACCTGGGCACGCCGCCGGCGCTCTCGGAAACCGCCGTGGCCCTGACCATCGACGGCGTCGAGATCCGCGTGCCGGACGGCACCTCGGTGATGCGCGCGGCCGCCCTGGCCGGCATCACGATTCCCAAGCTGTGCGCCTCGGACAACCTCGAGGCCTTCGGCTCCTGCCGCCTCTGCGCCGTGGAGATCGAAGGCAAGCGCGGTTACCCCGCGTCCTGCACCACGCCGGTGTCCGAAGGCATGGAAGTCCACACCCAGACCGGCAAGCTCGCCAGGCTACGGCGCAACATCATGGAGCTGTACATCTCCGATCACCCGCTCGACTGCCTGACCTGTCCCGCCAACGGCGACTGCGAACTGCAGGACATGGCCGGCGCCGTGGGCCTGCGGGACGTCCGCTATGGCTTCGACGGGGCGAATCACCTGGACGCGGAAACGGACGACTCCAATCCGTACTTCAGTTTCGATCCCAGCAAGTGCATCGTCTGCTCCCGTTGCGTGCGCGCCTGCGAGGAAGTCCAGGGCACCTTCGCCCTGACCATCGACGGTCGCGGCTTTGACTCCACCGTCGCCGCCGGGCAGGACGAGGACTTCATGGACTCGGAATGCGTCTCCTGCGGCGCCTGCGTGCAGGCCTGCCCCACCTCGACGCTGATGGAGAAGAGCGTGATCGAGGTCGGCGTACCGGAACACAGCGTCGTCACCACCTGCGCCTACTGCGGCGTGGGCTGTTCGTTCAAGGCGGAAATGAAGGGCGACCAGCTGGTGCGCATGGTGCCCTACAAGGGCGGTGACGCGAACCACGGCCATTCCTGCGTGAAGGGCCGCTTCGCCTTCGGCTACGCCACCCACAAGGACCGTATCAAGGAACCGATGATCCGCGAGTCCATCGACCAGCCCTGGCGCGCGGTGTCCTGGGAGGACGCCATCGACTTCGCCGCCCAACGCCTGAAAGGCATCCAGGCGGAACACGGCCGCGAGAGCATCGGCGGCATCACCTCGTCGCGTTGTACCAACGAGGAAACCTACCTGGTGCAGAAACTGGTGCGCGCCGGCTTCGGCAACAACAATACCGACACCTGCGCCCGGGTCTGCCACTCCCCCACCGGCTACGGCCTGAAGACCACCATCGGCGAATCCGCCGGCACCCAGACCTTTGACTCGGTGATGCAGGCGGACACCATCCTGGTGATCGGCGCCAACCCCACCGACGCCCATCCGGTGTTCGCCTCCCAGATGCGCCGCCGGCTGCGCCAGGGGGCCAACCTGATCGTCGCCGACCCGCGCCACATCGACCTGCTCGACACCGCCCACGGCGGCGAAGGCCTGCACCTGGCGCTGAAACCCGGCACCAACGTGGCGCTGATCAACGCCCTGGCCCACGTGGTGGTCAGCGAAGGTCTGGAAGACACCGACTTCATCGCCAGGCGCTGCGAGCCCGGCGCCTACAACACCTGGCGCGAGTTCATCCAGGAAGAGAAAAACTCACCGGAAGCGCTGGAAGCGGAAACCGGCGTGCCCGCCGACAAGGTCCGCCAGGCCGCCCGGCTCTACGCCAGCGTCGGTAACGGCGCGATCTACTACGGCCTGGGCGTGACCGAGCACAGCCAGGGCTCGACCATGGTGATGGGCATCGCCAACCTGGCGATGGCTACCGGCAACCTGGGCCGGGAAGGCGTGGGCGTGAACCCGCTGCGCGGCCAGAACAACGTGCAGGGCTCCTGCGACATGGGCTCGTTCCCGCACGAGTTGCCCGGCTACCAGCACGTGGGCGACCCGGCGGTGCGCGAGCGCTTCGAGAACCTGTGGCACGTGAAGATCGACGATGAGCCGGGCCTGCGCATTCCCAACATGTTCGACGCCGCCATCGCCGGCCACTTCAGGGCGCTCTACGTGCAGGGCGAGGACATTGCCCAGTCCGACCCCAACACCCAGCACGTGGAACAGGCGCTGACGTCCCTGGACTGCCTGATCGTGCAGGACATCTTCCTCAACGAGACCGCCAAGTACGCGCACGTGCTGCTGCCCGGCGCCACCTTCCTGGAGAAGAACGGCACCTTCACCAACGCCGAGCGCCGCATCAACCGGGTGCGCAAGGTGATGGCGCCGATCGCCGGCAAGGAGGACTGGGAGGTGACCCAGGACCTGGCCAACGCCCTGGGCTATGCGATGAACTACAGCCACCCGTCCGAGATCATGGACGAGATCGCCCAGCTCACGCCAACCTTCACCGGGGTCAGCTACGCGAAGCTGGACGAACTGGGCAGCATCCAGTGGCCGTGCAACGCCGAGCATCCCGACGGCACCCCCACCATGCACGAAGTGGACTTCCCCATCGGCAAGGGCCATTTCGCGGTCACCGAATACGTCGCCACGCCGGAACGCAGCAACCGCCGTTATCCCCTGCTGCTGACCACCGGCCGTATCCTCAGCCAGTACAACGTGGGCGCCCAGACCCGGCGTACCGAGAACAGCGTCTGGCACAGTGAGGACGTGCTGGAGATCCACCCCAGCGACGCCGACCTGCGCGGCATCAGGGACGGTGACTGGCTGGGCGTGTCCAGCCGTGTGGGACAGACCGTATTGCGGTGCCGCATCAGCGAGCGCATGCTGCCGGGTGTCGTCTACACCACCTTCCACCACCCGGGCAGCGGTGCCAACGTCATCACCACCGACAGCTCCGACTGGGCCACCAACTGCCCAGAGTACAAGGTCACCGCCGTGCAGGTGGAGAAGGTGACGCAGCCGTCGGACTGGCAGAAGCACTTCCAGTCCTTCGACCGGCGCCAGCACGACTACCTGGAACATTCGAGTGACGAGTCCAACTTTGCCATTAAATGA
- a CDS encoding condensin complex protein MksE: MPDLEHTSTDSAVPAELDHAGGSGFDRIAPAQSAALFRELAAGKVIVRDVYNLNRAELEANPLYNLLYNHLAHFRTFYEHLGSELVFNENGAFFYLRENTDDESEEHDENAFRVQVCLLLIGRYFARSGRDLEYLGRPDAGLRDEDVDALAADEEYREMLRAARFEKGIAEALDYLGKRQLLFRTGPKRFFLSSAGMHFLQQLVAAYEAREGVSG, translated from the coding sequence ATGCCGGATCTTGAACACACATCGACCGACAGCGCCGTCCCCGCGGAGCTGGATCACGCCGGCGGCAGCGGCTTCGACCGCATCGCGCCGGCGCAGAGCGCGGCCCTGTTCCGGGAGCTGGCGGCGGGGAAGGTCATCGTGCGCGACGTCTACAACCTCAACCGCGCCGAGCTGGAAGCCAACCCGCTCTACAACCTGCTGTACAACCACCTGGCCCATTTCCGGACCTTCTATGAACACCTGGGCAGCGAACTGGTGTTCAACGAGAACGGGGCGTTCTTCTACCTGCGCGAGAACACCGACGACGAGAGCGAGGAACACGACGAGAACGCCTTCCGCGTGCAGGTCTGCCTCCTGCTGATCGGCCGCTACTTCGCCCGCTCGGGACGTGATCTGGAATACCTGGGCCGGCCGGACGCCGGCCTGCGCGACGAGGATGTGGACGCCCTGGCCGCGGACGAGGAATATCGCGAGATGCTGCGCGCGGCCCGCTTCGAGAAAGGCATTGCCGAAGCCCTGGACTACCTGGGCAAACGCCAGCTGCTGTTCCGGACCGGCCCCAAGCGCTTCTTCCTGAGCTCGGCGGGGATGCATTTCCTGCAGCAGCTGGTCGCGGCGTATGAGGCGCGGGAGGGTGTGTCGGGCTAG
- a CDS encoding formate dehydrogenase beta subunit: MSVTVYVPCDTTALAMGADAVADTTRQAANQRGVELNLVRNGSRGLFWLEPLVEVATPNGRLAYGPVKAADVDSLIDAGLFEGKTDHPLALGPTDDIPYLKNQQRLTFSRIGVTDPLSIDDYRAHRGFAGLEKALNLDGQAIVDAVKASGLRGRGGAAFPTGIKWQTVHDEPAGQKYIVCNADEGDSGTFADRLVMECDPYLLIEGMTLAGLAVGADQGYVYLRSEYPVAHRIFSEALARAYDAGYLGRDIRGSGRHFDLEVRLGAGAYICGEETSLLDSLEGKRGMVRAKPPLPAIKGLFGKPTVVNNVLSLAAVPFILDQGAQAYADYGMGKSRGTLPLQLAGNVKRGGLVELAFGITLRELMEDFGGGTLTGRPLKAVQVGGPLGAYLPQSQWDTPIDYEAFAAFGGVVGHGGVVMFDDTVDMGEQARFAMEFCSVESCGKCTPCRIGAVRGVEVIDRLRAGENVETNRELLADLCDTMVDGSLCAMGGMTPFPVQSVMKHFPDELTHRPT; the protein is encoded by the coding sequence ATGTCCGTTACCGTGTACGTGCCCTGCGACACCACGGCACTGGCCATGGGGGCCGACGCCGTCGCCGACACCACGAGGCAGGCCGCCAATCAACGCGGCGTGGAACTGAACCTCGTCCGCAACGGCTCCCGGGGGCTGTTCTGGCTGGAGCCCCTGGTGGAAGTCGCCACACCGAACGGCCGCCTGGCCTACGGCCCGGTGAAAGCCGCCGACGTGGATAGCCTGATCGACGCCGGGCTGTTCGAGGGCAAGACCGATCACCCGCTCGCCCTGGGCCCAACCGACGACATTCCGTACCTGAAGAACCAGCAGCGCCTGACCTTTTCCCGCATCGGCGTCACCGACCCGCTGTCCATCGACGACTACCGCGCCCACCGTGGTTTCGCTGGCCTGGAAAAGGCCCTCAACCTGGACGGCCAGGCGATCGTCGACGCGGTGAAGGCCTCCGGCCTGCGCGGGCGCGGCGGCGCGGCCTTCCCCACCGGCATCAAGTGGCAGACCGTGCACGACGAGCCGGCGGGCCAGAAATACATCGTCTGCAACGCAGACGAAGGCGACTCCGGCACCTTTGCCGACCGGCTGGTAATGGAGTGCGACCCGTACCTGCTGATCGAGGGCATGACCCTGGCCGGACTGGCCGTGGGCGCGGATCAGGGCTACGTCTACCTGCGCTCGGAATACCCCGTCGCCCACCGTATCTTCAGCGAGGCGCTGGCGCGGGCCTATGACGCCGGCTACCTGGGCCGGGACATCCGCGGCAGCGGCAGGCATTTCGATCTGGAAGTCCGACTCGGCGCCGGCGCCTACATCTGCGGCGAGGAAACCTCCCTGCTCGATAGCCTGGAAGGCAAGCGCGGCATGGTGCGCGCCAAGCCTCCGCTGCCCGCCATCAAGGGCCTGTTCGGCAAGCCGACGGTGGTGAACAACGTGCTGTCCCTGGCCGCCGTGCCCTTCATTCTCGACCAGGGCGCCCAGGCCTACGCCGATTACGGCATGGGCAAGTCCCGCGGCACCCTGCCGCTGCAACTGGCCGGCAACGTCAAACGCGGCGGGCTGGTGGAACTGGCCTTCGGCATCACCCTGCGCGAGCTGATGGAGGATTTCGGGGGCGGCACGCTGACCGGGCGGCCACTCAAAGCCGTGCAGGTGGGCGGCCCGCTGGGCGCGTACCTGCCGCAAAGCCAGTGGGACACGCCCATCGACTATGAAGCCTTCGCGGCATTCGGCGGCGTCGTCGGCCACGGCGGCGTGGTGATGTTCGACGACACCGTGGACATGGGCGAGCAGGCCCGCTTCGCCATGGAGTTCTGCAGCGTCGAATCCTGCGGCAAGTGCACGCCCTGCCGGATCGGTGCCGTGCGCGGTGTGGAAGTGATCGACCGACTCCGCGCCGGCGAGAACGTGGAGACCAACCGGGAACTGCTGGCCGACCTCTGCGACACCATGGTGGACGGCTCCCTGTGCGCCATGGGCGGGATGACCCCCTTCCCGGTGCAGAGCGTGATGAAGCACTTCCCCGACGAACTGACACACCGGCCGACCTGA
- a CDS encoding formate dehydrogenase subunit delta: protein MNSELHHLIQMINQISDNNLHHGDNAQAADKVATHLKKFWARSMKQQIIDYAGSDGSELTDVSKLAVARLIELRQAG, encoded by the coding sequence GTGAACAGCGAGCTTCATCACCTGATCCAGATGATCAATCAGATCAGCGACAACAACCTCCACCACGGCGACAACGCCCAGGCGGCGGACAAGGTCGCCACCCACCTGAAGAAGTTCTGGGCCCGCAGCATGAAGCAGCAGATCATCGACTACGCCGGGAGCGACGGCAGCGAGCTGACGGACGTGTCGAAGCTGGCGGTGGCGCGGCTGATAGAACTGCGGCAGGCGGGCTAG
- a CDS encoding substrate-binding domain-containing protein, which yields MHKKKLSISPAWVFRSEEGELFDPVLFRLLKGVRDAGKLTVAAEQAGISYRHAWNLLNRSAGFFGLPLVDMHKGRGTRLSALGEKLLWSEQRAKARLGPQMDSMASELNNQLQQLLAGAHPVLRLHASHGYAVALLPDFSDELELDLRYCNPAEALSALARGDADVASFHFPACPHQAEQVMAAYQDQLDLKKLRVVRFVTREQGLIIRRDSRETVTTLADLTRSDVRFINRDEHSGTRILFNMLLAEQGIREGQIQGAEREEFTHTAVAAYVAAGMADAGFGVEAAAAQFGLDFIHLATEHYLLICPEDRLQQENMQQLLALMGSAEFLNRLDALPGYAPDRCGEVCTFAELLASDRL from the coding sequence ATGCATAAGAAAAAACTCAGCATTTCACCGGCTTGGGTCTTCCGCTCCGAGGAAGGCGAACTGTTCGATCCGGTCCTGTTCCGGTTGCTCAAAGGCGTGCGCGATGCGGGCAAGCTCACCGTGGCCGCCGAACAGGCGGGGATCTCCTATCGCCACGCCTGGAACCTTTTGAATCGCAGCGCCGGCTTTTTCGGGTTGCCGCTGGTGGATATGCACAAGGGACGCGGCACCCGCCTGTCGGCCTTGGGCGAGAAACTGCTGTGGTCCGAGCAACGGGCCAAGGCCCGTCTTGGGCCGCAGATGGACAGCATGGCCTCGGAGCTCAACAACCAGCTGCAGCAGTTGCTGGCGGGGGCGCATCCGGTATTGCGACTGCACGCCAGTCACGGCTATGCGGTGGCCCTGCTGCCGGATTTCTCCGATGAGCTGGAGCTGGATCTGCGTTACTGCAATCCCGCTGAAGCGCTGAGCGCGTTGGCTCGCGGGGATGCGGATGTGGCCAGCTTCCACTTTCCGGCGTGCCCGCACCAGGCAGAGCAGGTGATGGCGGCCTACCAGGATCAGCTCGATCTTAAAAAACTGAGGGTCGTCCGCTTCGTCACTCGGGAGCAGGGGCTGATCATCCGGCGTGACAGCCGTGAGACGGTAACGACCCTGGCCGACCTGACCCGGTCCGACGTCCGTTTCATCAACCGGGACGAGCATTCCGGTACGCGGATCCTGTTCAACATGCTGCTGGCGGAACAGGGCATTCGTGAGGGCCAGATCCAGGGAGCCGAGCGTGAGGAATTCACCCACACCGCGGTGGCCGCCTACGTGGCGGCGGGTATGGCGGATGCCGGTTTCGGGGTGGAAGCGGCGGCGGCCCAGTTCGGACTGGATTTCATCCACCTTGCAACCGAGCACTACCTCCTGATCTGTCCCGAGGACCGCCTGCAGCAGGAGAACATGCAACAGCTGCTTGCCCTGATGGGTTCGGCGGAGTTCCTGAATCGACTCGACGCGTTGCCCGGTTATGCGCCGGATCGTTGCGGGGAGGTGTGCACGTTTGCCGAGCTGCTCGCCAGCGATCGGTTGTGA